The following proteins are encoded in a genomic region of Sesamum indicum cultivar Zhongzhi No. 13 linkage group LG8, S_indicum_v1.0, whole genome shotgun sequence:
- the LOC105168755 gene encoding uncharacterized protein LOC105168755 isoform X1: protein MGHKKRNVAPRSKPSQPQSAAGAEDAAADGGAANPEHSPNPCVKTTAKSDAADLESSSNANFSSSYASIKLECERALTALRRGNHTKALRLMKDLGTKHENSPHSALIHRVQGTVCVKVASIIDDPNAKQRHLKNAIESARRAVSLSPSSIEFSHFYANLLYEAASDGKEYEEVVQECERALMIENPVDPAKESLQEENQQKISTAEARVAHVQSELRSLIQKSNIASISTWMKNLGNGEEKFRLIPIRRVPEDPMELRLIQARRPNEIKKVAKTPEERRKEIEVRVAAARLLQQKSESPQLGNDGDDSNKNNKGLDSYPIPGQKAGERRKSGTVRKNASSDERRDWVQSYWNSMSLDVKKDLLRIKILDLQAHFSSSKDGSPSEVLNEALSFGETNKAWKFWLCCRCNDKFADAGLFMQHVVQEHMGSLLPKMQSILPQNVENEWAEMLLNCSWKPLDLNAAIRMLGKQSKSDATDFLDEAHRKNGVDDSKECFIDTYCSEYEWVSSPRKKRSGDNFKVCTKDSREFEDVEWMDCDGDQRSKESLLHENWPLSDDPERTKILERIHAIFQALIKNKYLATGHLSKVIHFAVEELQGLACGSLLLNSNLERTPLCICFLGAPELKKILKFLQEISHSCGLSRYSDKSNAVDDTNTGVQGVEIMEKIIFSQDASFLVLDEHFLPCKVPRLSYDDAVNDCSISATSSHVNYENGVILDSDALLSWIFTGPSSGEQLASWRHVREEKAQKGLEILQLLEKESYHLQGLCERKCEHLSYEEALQAVEDLCLEEGKKREHAKDFAHHSYDSVLRKRREELIENDKDSNIISNRFELDAITNVLKDAESLNVNQFGFEESYSGVTSHLCDLESGEEDWRRKEYLHQVDSCIEVAIQRQKEQVSIEISKIDARIMRIVVGMQQLEVKLEPASSHDFRSVLIPLVKSFLRARLEDLAEKDAREKSDAAREAFLAELALDSKKGVSAGVDNSRHVHERTKDKKKSKESRRNKDLKATHCDELHNQTAEEILLQVGHDEDGPGAEIADPVSDDALQLQEEEYKRKIELEAEERKLEETLEYQRRIENEAKQKHLAEQHKRILKNAEENGEPVGVSDAYLRSNHDAKDNEKWINRKESLMQKDGLAGGLESVPKSFANGATLRSELVNGGIPQEGGSFSDRRPGRRGRRQKGPTNLSNGKNQPLTSEKEDSNAGQPRYVQNSHGDGDNAGKTFRQLQVEEDDEERFQADLKKAVRQSLDTFHAHRNLPLTSSSALPHKELPETTDSCGSRNECVTDVNGMDAYGTGLKNEVGEYNCFLNVIIQSLWHLRRFRDEFLRRSSSEHVHVGDPCVICALYDIFIALSMGPKDNRREAVAPTSLRVALSNLYPDSSFFQEGQMNDASEVLGVIFDCLHQSFTPASHVSDTESVDSSCTGSWDCTNSSCIAHSIFGMDIFERMNCYNCGLESRYLKYTSFFHNINASAVRTMKVMCPENSFDELLNLVEMNHQLACDPDAGGCGKLNYIHHILSSPPHVFTTVLGWQNSCESVDDITATLAALSTEIDISVLYRGLDPQNKRCLVSVVCYYGQHYHCFAYSRDHEQWIMYDDKTVKVIGGWNDVLTMCERGHLQPQVLFFEAVN, encoded by the exons ATGGGGCATAAGAAGCGAAATGTTGCCCCTCGCTCCAAACCCTCTCAGCCACAGTCTGCGGCGGGGGCCGAGGATGCCGCCGCCGATGGTGGTGCTGCGAACCCGGAGCATTCCCCAAACCCTTGTGTGAAAACAACTGCGAAATCGGATGCTGCGGATTTGGAAAGCAGTAGCAATGCGAACTTTTCTTCGTCCTATGCTTCGATAAAGCTTGAATGTGAGCGTGCCTTGACGGCTTTGCGTCGGGGGAACCACACCAAAGCCCTAAGATTGATGAAGGATTTAGGTACGAAACATGAGAATTCCCCACACTCGGCCTTGATCCACCGTGTTCAAGGGACTGTTTGTGTGAAGGTGGCTTCAATTATTGATGACCCAAATGCCAAACAGCGGCATTTGAAGAATGCGATTGAGAGTGCGAGGAGGGCAGTGAGTTTGTCCCCCAGTTCTATTGAGTTTTCCCATTTTTATGCGAATTTGTTGTACGAGGCAGCAAGCGATGGCAAAGAATACGAGGAGGTCGTTCAAGAGTGTGAGAGGGCTTTGATGATTGAAAATCCTGTGGACCCTGCAAAGGAGAGTTTGCAGGAGGAGAACCAGCAGAAGATTTCCACAGCTGAGGCGCGAGTTGCCCATGTTCAAAGTGAGCTCCGGTCTTTGATTCAGAAGTCAAACATTGCGTCCATTTCGACTTGGATGAAGAATCTTGGTAATGGGGAGGAGAAGTTTCGGTTGATTCCAATCAGGAGGGTTCCTGAGGACCCAATGGAGCTCAGATTGATTCAGGCAAGGAGGCCAAATGAGATTAAGAAGGTGGCAAAGACACCTGAGGAACGGAGGAAGGAAATTGAGGTGAGGGTGGCTGCTGCCCGGCTTTTGCAGCAGAAGTCCGAGTCTCCTCAATTGGGAAATGATGGCGATGATagtaataaaaacaacaagGGGCTGGATTCGTATCCAATACCGGGCCAGAAAGCaggagaaagaaggaaaagtgGGACCGTGAGGAAAAATGCATCTTCAGATGAGAGGAGGGATTGGGTCCAGTCATATTGGAACTCAATGAGTTTGGATGTGAAGAAAGATTTGCTTAGAATTAAGATTTTGGACCTACAGGCGCATTTTAGTTCATCAAAGGATGGGTCACCAAGTGAGGTGCTTAATGAGGCTTTGTCCTTTGGGGAGACAAATAAAGCGTGGAAATTTTGGTTGTGCTGTCGCTGCAACGACAAATTTGCTGACGCTGGTTTGTTCATGCAGCATGTTGTGCAGGAGCATATGGGCAGTTTGTTGCCCAAAATGCAGTCAATTCTGCCCCAGAATGTGGAGAATGAATGGGCCGAAATGCTTCTAAACTGTTCATGGAAACCGTTAGATTTAAATGCTGCAATTAGGATGCTTGGGAAACAGTCAAAATCTGATGCAACTGACTTCCTTGATGAAGCCCACCGCAAAAATGGCGTAGATGATTCCAAAGAATGCTTTATCGACACTTATTGTAGCGAGTATGAATGGGTTTCATCACCTAGAAAGAAAAGATCTGGTGATAATTTCAAAGTTTGTACCAAGGATAGCAGGGAGTTTGAAGATGTTGAGTGGATGGACTGTGACGGAGATCAAAGGAGCAAGGAAAGTTTACTCCATGAAAATTGGCCTTTGTCTGATGACCCTGAACGTACAAAGATTCTGGAAAGAATCCATGCCATTTTCCAGGCACTTATCAAAAACAAGTATCTGGCGACAGGTCACCTTAGCAAGGTTATACACTTTGCAGTGGAGGAGCTGCAGGGTCTTGCTTGTGGTTCTCTACTTCTCAACTCCAACTTGGAGCGAACACCTTTATGCATCTGCTTTTTGGGTGCTCCAGAGCTTAAGAAGATCCTGAAATTTTTGCAAGAAATTTCTCATTCTTGTGGACTTAGTAGATATTCTGATAAAAGTAATGCAGTAGATGATACAAACACTGGGGTTCAAGGTGTTGAAATTATGGAGAAGATAATATTCAGCCAGGATGcttcatttttggtccttgATGAGCATTTTCTTCCCTGCAAGGTCCCTCGTCTATCTTATGATGATGCTGTCAATGATTGTTCTATCTCAGCAACTTCATCTCATGTCAACTATGAGAATGGTGTTATACTTGATTCAGATGCATTATTGTCCTGGATATTTACAGGCCCCTCAAGTGGTGAGCAATTGGCATCCTGGAGACATGTAAGAGAAGAGAAAGCTCAGAAAGGTCTGGAAATTCTCCAGTTGCTTGAGAAAGAATCTTACCATCTGCAGGGCTTATGTGAGAGAAAATGTGAGCACTTAAGTTATGAGGAGGCATTGCAGGCTGTGGAGGATCTTTGCTTGGAAGagggaaagaaaagagaacatGCCAAAGATTTTGCTCATCATAGTTATGATTCTGTTCTTCGAAAAAGGCGAGAAGAGCTCATCGAAAATGACAAAGATAGTAACATTATCAGCAATAGATTTGAGTTGGATGCTATAACAAATGTTCTAAAGGATGCAGAGTCACTAAATGTCAACCAGTTTGGTTTTGAGGAGAGTTACAGTGGCGTGACATCTCATCTTTGCGACCTAGAATCTGGTGAAGAAGattggagaagaaaagaatacCTCCATCAGGTTGACTCTTGTATAGAAGTTGCAATACAGAGACAGAAGGAGCAAGTTTCTATTGAG ATCAGCAAAATCGATGCAAGAATCATGCGCATAGTTGTCGGGATGCAACAGTTAGAGGTTAAACTTGAGCCTGCATCTTCCCATGATTTCAGATCAGTCTTAATACCTCTAGTCAAATCATTTTTGCGG GCACGCCTAGAGGATCTGGCAGAGAAAGACGCCAGAGAAAAATCTGATGCGGCAAGGGAGGCATTTTTGGCAGAACTTGCTCTGGATTCCAAAAAGGGTGTTAGTGCAGGAGTTGATAATTCAAGACATGTCCATGAGAGGACAAAGGATAAGAAAAAGAGCAAGGAGAGCCGGAGAAACAAGGATCTAAAg GCTACTCATTGTGATGAGCTGCACAATCAGACTGCAGAAGAGAT ATTGCTTCAAGTTGGTCATGATGAGGATGGTCCAGGTGCTGAAATTGCTGATCCTGTGTCTGATGATGCCTTACAGTTACAGGAAGAGGAGTACAAACGTAAAATTGAACTTGAAGCTGAGGAAAGAAAGCTTGAAGAAACTCTGGAATATCAAAGACGAATAGAAAATGAGGCAAAACAGAAGCATCTGGCTGAGCAGcacaaaagaattttaaaaaatgccgAGGAGAATGGTGAACCAGTTGGAGTGTCTGATGCTTACTTGAGGAGCAACCATGATGCCAAAGACaatgaaaaatggataaatagGAAG GAATCTTTGATGCAGAAGGATGGACTTGCTGGCGGTTTGGAAAGTGTGCCAAAGAGCTTTGCAAATGGGGCTACATTGAGAAGTG AATTAGTGAATGGTGGTATTCCGCAAGAAGGTGGTTCATTTTCTGATCGACGCCCAGGAAGGAGAGGCAGACGGCAGAAGGGTCCAACCAACTTGAGTAATGGAAAGAATCAACCTCTGACATCTGAAAAGGAAGATAGTAATGCTGGTCAGCCTAGATATGTGCAAAATTCCCATGGGGATGGCG ATAATGCAGGAAAAACATTTAGACAGCTTCAGGTTGAGGAGGATGATGAAGAAAGGTTTCAAGCGGACCTTAAGAAAGCTGTACGCCAAAGTCTTG ATACATTCCATGCACATAGAAATTTACCTTTGACATCAAGTTCAGCATTGCCACACAAGGAGCTTCCCGAAACCACTGACTCATGTGGTTCGCGCAATGAATGTGTGACAGATGTTAACGGAATGGATGCATATGGAACAGGGCTAAAAAATGAAGTTGGTGAATATAATTGCTTTCTCAATGTCATAATACag tccTTGTGGCACTTAAGACGGTTCCGGGATGAATTTTTGCGGAGGTCATCATCAGAACATGTCCATGTTGGTGATCCTTGTGTTATATGTGCATTGTATGATATCTTCATTGCTCTGAGCATGGGACCTAAAGATAACAGAAGAGAAGCTGTCGCCCCTACTTCCTTGAGAGTTGCTCTAAGCAACTTGTATCCTGATAGTAGTTTCTTCCAGGAG GGTCAGATGAATGATGCTTCTGAAGTGCTGGGTGTAATATTTGATTGTCTTCATCAATCATTTACTCCTGCATCTCATGTTTCTGATACCGAATCAGTAGATAGCAGTTGCACAGGCTCCTGGGACTGCACCAATAGTTCTTGTATTGCACATTCAATCTTTGGGATGGATATCTTTGAGAGGATGAACTGCTACAACTGTGGCTTGGAGTCCAGATATCTGAAATACACATCTTTCTTTCATAATATCAATGCTAGTGCTGTGAGAACAATGAAG GTTATGTGCCCAGAGAACTCCTTTGATGAGCTTTTGAACCTGGTTGAGATGAATCACCAGTTAGCTTGTGATCCAGATGCTGGCGGTTGCGGAAAGCTTAACTATATCCATCACATTCTCTCCAGTCCACCACATGTCTTCACAACAG TCCTGGGTTGGCAGAATTCTTGCGAGAGTGTTGATGATATAACGGCAACATTAGCAGCCTTATCTACTGAGATAGATATCAGTGTCCTTTATCGTGGTCTTGATCCACAAAACAAACGTTGCTTGGTTTCAGTG GTTTGCTATTATGGGCAGCATTATCACTGTTTTGCCTACAGTCGTGATCATGAACAGTGGATAATGTATGATGACAAGACTGTGAAG GTAATTGGTGGCTGGAATGATGTCCTTACGATGTGTGAAAGAGGACATCTACAACCCCAAGTCCTTTTCTTTGAAGCTGTAAACTAG
- the LOC105168755 gene encoding uncharacterized protein LOC105168755 isoform X5, giving the protein MGHKKRNVAPRSKPSQPQSAAGAEDAAADGGAANPEHSPNPCVKTTAKSDAADLESSSNANFSSSYASIKLECERALTALRRGNHTKALRLMKDLGTKHENSPHSALIHRVQGTVCVKVASIIDDPNAKQRHLKNAIESARRAVSLSPSSIEFSHFYANLLYEAASDGKEYEEVVQECERALMIENPVDPAKESLQEENQQKISTAEARVAHVQSELRSLIQKSNIASISTWMKNLGNGEEKFRLIPIRRVPEDPMELRLIQARRPNEIKKVAKTPEERRKEIEVRVAAARLLQQKSESPQLGNDGDDSNKNNKGLDSYPIPGQKAGERRKSGTVRKNASSDERRDWVQSYWNSMSLDVKKDLLRIKILDLQAHFSSSKDGSPSEVLNEALSFGETNKAWKFWLCCRCNDKFADAGLFMQHVVQEHMGSLLPKMQSILPQNVENEWAEMLLNCSWKPLDLNAAIRMLGKQSKSDATDFLDEAHRKNGVDDSKECFIDTYCSEYEWVSSPRKKRSGDNFKVCTKDSREFEDVEWMDCDGDQRSKESLLHENWPLSDDPERTKILERIHAIFQALIKNKYLATGHLSKVIHFAVEELQGLACGSLLLNSNLERTPLCICFLGAPELKKILKFLQEISHSCGLSRYSDKSNAVDDTNTGVQGVEIMEKIIFSQDASFLVLDEHFLPCKVPRLSYDDAVNDCSISATSSHVNYENGVILDSDALLSWIFTGPSSGEQLASWRHVREEKAQKGLEILQLLEKESYHLQGLCERKCEHLSYEEALQAVEDLCLEEGKKREHAKDFAHHSYDSVLRKRREELIENDKDSNIISNRFELDAITNVLKDAESLNVNQFGFEESYSGVTSHLCDLESGEEDWRRKEYLHQVDSCIEVAIQRQKEQVSIEISKIDARIMRIVVGMQQLEVKLEPASSHDFRSVLIPLVKSFLRARLEDLAEKDAREKSDAAREAFLAELALDSKKGVSAGVDNSRHVHERTKDKKKSKESRRNKDLKATHCDELHNQTAEEILLQVGHDEDGPGAEIADPVSDDALQLQEEEYKRKIELEAEERKLEETLEYQRRIENEAKQKHLAEQHKRILKNAEENGEPVGVSDAYLRSNHDAKDNEKWINRKESLMQKDGLAGGLESVPKSFANGATLRSELVNGGIPQEGGSFSDRRPGRRGRRQKGPTNLSNGKNQPLTSEKEDSNAGQPRYVQNSHGDGGKTFRQLQVEEDDEERFQADLKKAVRQSLDVNGMDAYGTGLKNEVGEYNCFLNVIIQSLWHLRRFRDEFLRRSSSEHVHVGDPCVICALYDIFIALSMGPKDNRREAVAPTSLRVALSNLYPDSSFFQEGQMNDASEVLGVIFDCLHQSFTPASHVSDTESVDSSCTGSWDCTNSSCIAHSIFGMDIFERMNCYNCGLESRYLKYTSFFHNINASAVRTMKVMCPENSFDELLNLVEMNHQLACDPDAGGCGKLNYIHHILSSPPHVFTTVLGWQNSCESVDDITATLAALSTEIDISVLYRGLDPQNKRCLVSVVCYYGQHYHCFAYSRDHEQWIMYDDKTVKVIGGWNDVLTMCERGHLQPQVLFFEAVN; this is encoded by the exons ATGGGGCATAAGAAGCGAAATGTTGCCCCTCGCTCCAAACCCTCTCAGCCACAGTCTGCGGCGGGGGCCGAGGATGCCGCCGCCGATGGTGGTGCTGCGAACCCGGAGCATTCCCCAAACCCTTGTGTGAAAACAACTGCGAAATCGGATGCTGCGGATTTGGAAAGCAGTAGCAATGCGAACTTTTCTTCGTCCTATGCTTCGATAAAGCTTGAATGTGAGCGTGCCTTGACGGCTTTGCGTCGGGGGAACCACACCAAAGCCCTAAGATTGATGAAGGATTTAGGTACGAAACATGAGAATTCCCCACACTCGGCCTTGATCCACCGTGTTCAAGGGACTGTTTGTGTGAAGGTGGCTTCAATTATTGATGACCCAAATGCCAAACAGCGGCATTTGAAGAATGCGATTGAGAGTGCGAGGAGGGCAGTGAGTTTGTCCCCCAGTTCTATTGAGTTTTCCCATTTTTATGCGAATTTGTTGTACGAGGCAGCAAGCGATGGCAAAGAATACGAGGAGGTCGTTCAAGAGTGTGAGAGGGCTTTGATGATTGAAAATCCTGTGGACCCTGCAAAGGAGAGTTTGCAGGAGGAGAACCAGCAGAAGATTTCCACAGCTGAGGCGCGAGTTGCCCATGTTCAAAGTGAGCTCCGGTCTTTGATTCAGAAGTCAAACATTGCGTCCATTTCGACTTGGATGAAGAATCTTGGTAATGGGGAGGAGAAGTTTCGGTTGATTCCAATCAGGAGGGTTCCTGAGGACCCAATGGAGCTCAGATTGATTCAGGCAAGGAGGCCAAATGAGATTAAGAAGGTGGCAAAGACACCTGAGGAACGGAGGAAGGAAATTGAGGTGAGGGTGGCTGCTGCCCGGCTTTTGCAGCAGAAGTCCGAGTCTCCTCAATTGGGAAATGATGGCGATGATagtaataaaaacaacaagGGGCTGGATTCGTATCCAATACCGGGCCAGAAAGCaggagaaagaaggaaaagtgGGACCGTGAGGAAAAATGCATCTTCAGATGAGAGGAGGGATTGGGTCCAGTCATATTGGAACTCAATGAGTTTGGATGTGAAGAAAGATTTGCTTAGAATTAAGATTTTGGACCTACAGGCGCATTTTAGTTCATCAAAGGATGGGTCACCAAGTGAGGTGCTTAATGAGGCTTTGTCCTTTGGGGAGACAAATAAAGCGTGGAAATTTTGGTTGTGCTGTCGCTGCAACGACAAATTTGCTGACGCTGGTTTGTTCATGCAGCATGTTGTGCAGGAGCATATGGGCAGTTTGTTGCCCAAAATGCAGTCAATTCTGCCCCAGAATGTGGAGAATGAATGGGCCGAAATGCTTCTAAACTGTTCATGGAAACCGTTAGATTTAAATGCTGCAATTAGGATGCTTGGGAAACAGTCAAAATCTGATGCAACTGACTTCCTTGATGAAGCCCACCGCAAAAATGGCGTAGATGATTCCAAAGAATGCTTTATCGACACTTATTGTAGCGAGTATGAATGGGTTTCATCACCTAGAAAGAAAAGATCTGGTGATAATTTCAAAGTTTGTACCAAGGATAGCAGGGAGTTTGAAGATGTTGAGTGGATGGACTGTGACGGAGATCAAAGGAGCAAGGAAAGTTTACTCCATGAAAATTGGCCTTTGTCTGATGACCCTGAACGTACAAAGATTCTGGAAAGAATCCATGCCATTTTCCAGGCACTTATCAAAAACAAGTATCTGGCGACAGGTCACCTTAGCAAGGTTATACACTTTGCAGTGGAGGAGCTGCAGGGTCTTGCTTGTGGTTCTCTACTTCTCAACTCCAACTTGGAGCGAACACCTTTATGCATCTGCTTTTTGGGTGCTCCAGAGCTTAAGAAGATCCTGAAATTTTTGCAAGAAATTTCTCATTCTTGTGGACTTAGTAGATATTCTGATAAAAGTAATGCAGTAGATGATACAAACACTGGGGTTCAAGGTGTTGAAATTATGGAGAAGATAATATTCAGCCAGGATGcttcatttttggtccttgATGAGCATTTTCTTCCCTGCAAGGTCCCTCGTCTATCTTATGATGATGCTGTCAATGATTGTTCTATCTCAGCAACTTCATCTCATGTCAACTATGAGAATGGTGTTATACTTGATTCAGATGCATTATTGTCCTGGATATTTACAGGCCCCTCAAGTGGTGAGCAATTGGCATCCTGGAGACATGTAAGAGAAGAGAAAGCTCAGAAAGGTCTGGAAATTCTCCAGTTGCTTGAGAAAGAATCTTACCATCTGCAGGGCTTATGTGAGAGAAAATGTGAGCACTTAAGTTATGAGGAGGCATTGCAGGCTGTGGAGGATCTTTGCTTGGAAGagggaaagaaaagagaacatGCCAAAGATTTTGCTCATCATAGTTATGATTCTGTTCTTCGAAAAAGGCGAGAAGAGCTCATCGAAAATGACAAAGATAGTAACATTATCAGCAATAGATTTGAGTTGGATGCTATAACAAATGTTCTAAAGGATGCAGAGTCACTAAATGTCAACCAGTTTGGTTTTGAGGAGAGTTACAGTGGCGTGACATCTCATCTTTGCGACCTAGAATCTGGTGAAGAAGattggagaagaaaagaatacCTCCATCAGGTTGACTCTTGTATAGAAGTTGCAATACAGAGACAGAAGGAGCAAGTTTCTATTGAG ATCAGCAAAATCGATGCAAGAATCATGCGCATAGTTGTCGGGATGCAACAGTTAGAGGTTAAACTTGAGCCTGCATCTTCCCATGATTTCAGATCAGTCTTAATACCTCTAGTCAAATCATTTTTGCGG GCACGCCTAGAGGATCTGGCAGAGAAAGACGCCAGAGAAAAATCTGATGCGGCAAGGGAGGCATTTTTGGCAGAACTTGCTCTGGATTCCAAAAAGGGTGTTAGTGCAGGAGTTGATAATTCAAGACATGTCCATGAGAGGACAAAGGATAAGAAAAAGAGCAAGGAGAGCCGGAGAAACAAGGATCTAAAg GCTACTCATTGTGATGAGCTGCACAATCAGACTGCAGAAGAGAT ATTGCTTCAAGTTGGTCATGATGAGGATGGTCCAGGTGCTGAAATTGCTGATCCTGTGTCTGATGATGCCTTACAGTTACAGGAAGAGGAGTACAAACGTAAAATTGAACTTGAAGCTGAGGAAAGAAAGCTTGAAGAAACTCTGGAATATCAAAGACGAATAGAAAATGAGGCAAAACAGAAGCATCTGGCTGAGCAGcacaaaagaattttaaaaaatgccgAGGAGAATGGTGAACCAGTTGGAGTGTCTGATGCTTACTTGAGGAGCAACCATGATGCCAAAGACaatgaaaaatggataaatagGAAG GAATCTTTGATGCAGAAGGATGGACTTGCTGGCGGTTTGGAAAGTGTGCCAAAGAGCTTTGCAAATGGGGCTACATTGAGAAGTG AATTAGTGAATGGTGGTATTCCGCAAGAAGGTGGTTCATTTTCTGATCGACGCCCAGGAAGGAGAGGCAGACGGCAGAAGGGTCCAACCAACTTGAGTAATGGAAAGAATCAACCTCTGACATCTGAAAAGGAAGATAGTAATGCTGGTCAGCCTAGATATGTGCAAAATTCCCATGGGGATGGCG GAAAAACATTTAGACAGCTTCAGGTTGAGGAGGATGATGAAGAAAGGTTTCAAGCGGACCTTAAGAAAGCTGTACGCCAAAGTCTTG ATGTTAACGGAATGGATGCATATGGAACAGGGCTAAAAAATGAAGTTGGTGAATATAATTGCTTTCTCAATGTCATAATACag tccTTGTGGCACTTAAGACGGTTCCGGGATGAATTTTTGCGGAGGTCATCATCAGAACATGTCCATGTTGGTGATCCTTGTGTTATATGTGCATTGTATGATATCTTCATTGCTCTGAGCATGGGACCTAAAGATAACAGAAGAGAAGCTGTCGCCCCTACTTCCTTGAGAGTTGCTCTAAGCAACTTGTATCCTGATAGTAGTTTCTTCCAGGAG GGTCAGATGAATGATGCTTCTGAAGTGCTGGGTGTAATATTTGATTGTCTTCATCAATCATTTACTCCTGCATCTCATGTTTCTGATACCGAATCAGTAGATAGCAGTTGCACAGGCTCCTGGGACTGCACCAATAGTTCTTGTATTGCACATTCAATCTTTGGGATGGATATCTTTGAGAGGATGAACTGCTACAACTGTGGCTTGGAGTCCAGATATCTGAAATACACATCTTTCTTTCATAATATCAATGCTAGTGCTGTGAGAACAATGAAG GTTATGTGCCCAGAGAACTCCTTTGATGAGCTTTTGAACCTGGTTGAGATGAATCACCAGTTAGCTTGTGATCCAGATGCTGGCGGTTGCGGAAAGCTTAACTATATCCATCACATTCTCTCCAGTCCACCACATGTCTTCACAACAG TCCTGGGTTGGCAGAATTCTTGCGAGAGTGTTGATGATATAACGGCAACATTAGCAGCCTTATCTACTGAGATAGATATCAGTGTCCTTTATCGTGGTCTTGATCCACAAAACAAACGTTGCTTGGTTTCAGTG GTTTGCTATTATGGGCAGCATTATCACTGTTTTGCCTACAGTCGTGATCATGAACAGTGGATAATGTATGATGACAAGACTGTGAAG GTAATTGGTGGCTGGAATGATGTCCTTACGATGTGTGAAAGAGGACATCTACAACCCCAAGTCCTTTTCTTTGAAGCTGTAAACTAG